The Streptomyces sp. DG1A-41 genomic sequence CCTGCTGACCCCGTTCGTCGCGTACGCCGTCGCCGAGCAGGTGCACGCCTCCGGTGTCCTCGCGGTCGTGGTCGTCGCGCTCTGCCTGGGACACCGCGCGTGGGAGGTCGACTTCGCCACGCGCCTCCAGGAGGAGGCGGTGTGGAAGATGGTCGCCTTCGTCCTGGAGTCGGCGGTGTTCGCGCTGATCGGACTTCAGTTGCCGGTGGTGCTGAGAGGCCTCGGGGAGCACGAGGGCGTCCTGGCCGCCTGGTACGCGGTCGCCGTCTTCCTGGTGGTCGTCGTGACCCGGTTCGTGTGGGTGTACCCGGCGACCTTCCTGCCGCGGCTGCTGTCGGCCCGGATCCGGGAGCGGGAGGCGAGCCCGAACTGGAAGGGGCCGTTCGTCGTCGCGTGGGCCGGTATGCGGGGCGTGGTCTCCCTCGCCATCGCCTTCTCGGTCCCGCTCACCCTGCATGACGGCGCGGAGCCCTTCCCGCACCGCAACCTCATCCTCTTCCTGACCTTCACGACGGTCATCGGGACGCTGGTCGTGCAGGGCCTGACCCTGCCCCCGCTGATCCGTCTGCTGAAGTTCCCCGGGCGGGACACACAAGCCGAGACACTGGCCGAGGCCAACGCCCAGGCGCAGGCCTCCCGGGCCGCCGAACGGCGCCTGGACGAACTCCTCGCCGACGAGCGCAACGCCCTGCCCGCGCCGCTCGCCGACCGGCTCCGCACCGTGCTGGAGCGCCGCCGCAACGCCGTCTGGGAACGGCTCGGCCAGGTCAACCCGGTCACCGGGGAGTCCGTCGACGACACCTACCGGCGGCTGTCGCGGGAGATGATCAGCGCCGAGCGCGAGGTGTTCGTCAAGCTCCGGGACGCCCGGTACATCGACGACGAGATGCTGCGGACGCTGCTGCGCAGGCTGGACCTGGAAGAAGCGGCGGCC encodes the following:
- a CDS encoding Na+/H+ antiporter, which codes for MDVMPLLLLVAGSAAIAAVARRTPVPAPLLLVAVALAVSSLPGVPDYTLDPHIVLPLILPPLLHTAATDSSYLDLRAQLRPVALLSVGYVLFATFVVGWALYLIVPGLPLTAALVFGAVVAPPDAVAATAVARRIGLPSRITTILQGESLLNDATAITAYRVALAAAVGEGATWAGGIGEFLLAAVGGVVAGLVLMAPIHWLRTHVKEALFHNTLSLLTPFVAYAVAEQVHASGVLAVVVVALCLGHRAWEVDFATRLQEEAVWKMVAFVLESAVFALIGLQLPVVLRGLGEHEGVLAAWYAVAVFLVVVVTRFVWVYPATFLPRLLSARIREREASPNWKGPFVVAWAGMRGVVSLAIAFSVPLTLHDGAEPFPHRNLILFLTFTTVIGTLVVQGLTLPPLIRLLKFPGRDTQAETLAEANAQAQASRAAERRLDELLADERNALPAPLADRLRTVLERRRNAVWERLGQVNPVTGESVDDTYRRLSREMISAEREVFVKLRDARYIDDEMLRTLLRRLDLEEAAAFRERA